Proteins from a genomic interval of Polaribacter sejongensis:
- a CDS encoding electron transfer flavoprotein subunit beta/FixA family protein: MKILVCISHVPDTTSKINFTENDTKFDTNGVQFVINPYDEFCLTRAMWFKEKQGASVTIVNVGGPETEPTLRKALAIGADNAIRVNVNPTDGFQVAKELAAVVKNGEYDLVLAGKESADYNGQMVPGMLATLTDFNFINGCVGLEVEGTSVTATREIDGGNETLSTSLPLVIGGQKGVVEEKDLRIPNMRGIMMARKKPLEVVEPVSNEASTSIQSFEKLPAKGAVKLVDADNVDELISLLHNEAKVI; this comes from the coding sequence ATGAAAATATTGGTTTGTATTAGTCATGTTCCAGATACCACGTCTAAGATTAATTTTACAGAAAACGATACAAAATTTGATACAAATGGAGTACAGTTTGTTATTAATCCTTATGATGAATTTTGTTTAACAAGAGCCATGTGGTTTAAAGAAAAACAAGGTGCTTCTGTAACAATTGTAAATGTTGGTGGTCCAGAAACAGAACCTACATTGCGTAAAGCTTTAGCAATAGGAGCCGATAATGCAATACGTGTAAATGTAAACCCAACAGACGGATTTCAAGTAGCAAAAGAATTGGCAGCAGTTGTAAAAAATGGTGAATATGATTTAGTATTGGCAGGAAAAGAATCTGCAGACTATAATGGTCAAATGGTTCCAGGAATGTTAGCTACGTTAACCGATTTTAATTTTATAAATGGTTGTGTTGGTTTAGAAGTAGAGGGTACTTCTGTTACTGCAACTAGAGAAATAGATGGAGGAAACGAAACTTTATCTACAAGTTTACCTTTAGTAATTGGTGGACAAAAAGGAGTGGTAGAAGAAAAAGATTTACGCATACCAAATATGCGTGGAATTATGATGGCACGTAAAAAACCATTAGAAGTGGTAGAGCCAGTTAGTAATGAAGCATCAACAAGTATTCAATCTTTTGAAAAACTACCAGCAAAAGGAGCTGTAAAATTAGTAGATGCAGATAATGTAGATGAGTTAATTAGCTTATTGCATAACGAAGCAAAAGTAATATAA
- a CDS encoding bifunctional nuclease family protein — MSLIQLTIKGISYSQTQSGAYALVLSEMEGTRTLPIIIGAFEAQSIAIALETEIKPPRPLTHDLFKTFSDRFSVTVKEVIIHKLVDGVFFSSLVCEKDGVEEVLDARTSDAIAIAVRFQAPIYTYENILEKAGIFLKIEEEFGIEDTPESEEDVIDIDTLILKKESSFSDVSLEELHDQLNTAVSDENYELAAKIRDEISKRS, encoded by the coding sequence ATGAGTTTAATACAATTAACTATAAAGGGTATTTCTTACAGTCAAACTCAGAGTGGTGCTTATGCATTGGTTTTGAGTGAGATGGAAGGAACGAGAACTTTACCTATTATTATTGGAGCCTTCGAAGCACAATCTATTGCAATTGCTTTAGAAACAGAAATTAAACCTCCAAGACCACTTACACACGATCTCTTTAAAACATTTTCAGACCGCTTTTCTGTCACAGTAAAAGAGGTAATTATCCATAAATTAGTAGATGGAGTATTTTTTTCTAGCTTAGTTTGCGAAAAAGACGGCGTAGAAGAAGTTTTAGACGCAAGAACTTCAGACGCAATTGCAATAGCAGTTCGTTTTCAAGCTCCAATATATACTTATGAAAATATTTTAGAAAAAGCAGGTATTTTTCTTAAGATAGAAGAAGAATTTGGAATTGAAGATACACCAGAATCTGAAGAAGACGTTATTGATATAGATACGTTAATCCTTAAAAAGGAGTCTTCTTTTTCTGACGTTAGTTTAGAAGAACTTCATGACCAATTAAATACTGCAGTTTCTGATGAAAACTACGAATTAGCTGCAAAAATTAGAGACGAAATTAGTAAACGCTCTTAA
- a CDS encoding phosphoethanolamine transferase: MEKIKVYKKEILFHLLLNIFVALFITIACYVHVPFGTVKAFFIYVIHFLLLQFSVFGFIYILSLFKRVFILLFPILFLICACLSFWVYTQDISIDFGMIQAISETNLDIAVDVFSWLFLGYILLATLAVFIILKKFTKLEKNTIKSPLFILSILGIITFFMVENYRFGALKRRLPYSAFFSVKQYLAKTDLILEEVDKHIVSSQDDLHIVFVLGESVRADHLSLNGYHRKTTPLLEHQKNIISYKDVYTPLTYTAISVPQILTDKSITDTLNTATSLYSVLNQAAFKTEWIGNQSLEKSYEDIVNTNDKIQIIDKFHSVLSFKKEKDLEILNNIDLTKNFKGNKITTLHMIGSHWYYNSRFDENSTVYKPIVTSKYVGSSSKTAVINSYDNTILYLDSFLNKIIEDLKKSSKNTILIYLSDHGEILGEDGKWFHAQKHKASENPAMLVWYSEKFKQKTPKKVENLYLNKNNSISTDFLFHSILDLSDIKEFKHTKSLSIFN, encoded by the coding sequence ATGGAAAAAATAAAAGTATATAAAAAAGAAATTCTATTTCATTTACTACTAAATATCTTTGTAGCTCTATTTATAACAATTGCCTGTTATGTTCATGTACCTTTTGGTACTGTAAAAGCATTTTTTATCTACGTAATACATTTTCTGCTACTTCAGTTTTCTGTATTTGGTTTTATATATATTTTAAGTTTATTTAAAAGAGTATTTATCCTACTTTTTCCTATTCTATTTTTAATATGTGCTTGTTTATCATTTTGGGTGTACACACAAGATATTAGTATCGATTTTGGTATGATTCAAGCCATTTCTGAAACCAATTTAGATATTGCCGTAGATGTATTTAGTTGGCTATTTTTAGGCTATATACTGCTTGCTACGCTTGCTGTATTTATCATTTTAAAAAAATTTACAAAACTTGAAAAGAACACTATAAAATCGCCTTTATTTATTTTATCTATACTTGGAATAATCACATTTTTCATGGTTGAAAATTATCGTTTTGGCGCTCTTAAACGAAGATTACCGTACTCTGCTTTTTTTAGTGTAAAACAATATTTAGCAAAAACCGATTTAATTTTAGAAGAAGTAGATAAACATATTGTGAGTTCTCAAGACGACCTACATATTGTTTTTGTTCTTGGAGAATCGGTAAGAGCAGATCACCTTTCTTTAAATGGATATCACCGGAAAACAACTCCTTTATTAGAGCATCAGAAAAATATAATTAGCTATAAAGATGTCTATACTCCTTTAACTTATACTGCTATTAGTGTACCACAAATTCTAACAGATAAATCTATTACAGATACTTTAAACACCGCGACAAGTTTGTATAGTGTACTTAACCAAGCAGCTTTTAAAACAGAATGGATTGGAAATCAATCTTTAGAAAAAAGCTACGAAGACATTGTGAACACCAATGATAAAATACAAATTATAGATAAATTCCATTCCGTTTTAAGCTTTAAAAAAGAAAAGGATTTAGAGATATTAAATAACATAGATCTTACTAAAAATTTTAAAGGAAATAAAATAACAACCCTTCATATGATAGGGAGTCATTGGTACTACAATAGCAGGTTTGATGAAAATTCTACCGTGTACAAACCAATAGTAACGAGTAAATATGTAGGATCTTCCTCTAAAACAGCAGTTATAAATTCTTACGATAATACCATTTTATATTTAGATTCTTTTTTAAATAAAATTATCGAAGATTTAAAAAAGTCTTCTAAGAATACCATATTAATTTACCTATCAGACCATGGAGAAATTTTAGGTGAGGACGGTAAATGGTTTCATGCTCAAAAACATAAAGCCTCAGAAAACCCTGCCATGTTGGTCTGGTATTCTGAAAAATTTAAACAAAAAACCCCTAAAAAAGTAGAAAATCTTTATTTGAACAAAAACAATTCAATCTCCACAGATTTCCTATTTCACAGCATCCTTGATTTATCTGATATAAAGGAATTTAAGCACACAAAATCTCTTAGTATTTTCAATTAA
- a CDS encoding acyltransferase family protein, whose amino-acid sequence MNTKIKFQKNINALVSNQKRINWIDQIKGFGIILVVYGHNFPVIENYIYSFHMPLFFLIAGVFHPKKSNFEIVKKRVQQLLVPYFLWSFILFFFWLFLGRKYGESAALDLSPIKNFIGIFYAQGDIDYMNWGIPMWFLPSIFLTFLIFWLIKKFIQNKKKQFLVIIISVLIGFLIPRFTNINLFWSLDVSLVSLIFYTFGYYTKNYLFFNKWKGEKTSFFILGILHLIFSLFLLQEVDMYRSTYGNEFLFIINALVGVLFWCNLFKVLPIFKFLSFFGKNTIPILAMQVRSLTFIKLVLVLTIGSSVFNFTELEKIVLVLFQLLLMFPILLLINKYVPFLNGKNKSI is encoded by the coding sequence ATTAATACTAAAATAAAATTTCAAAAAAACATCAACGCTCTAGTTTCAAACCAAAAAAGAATAAATTGGATTGACCAAATTAAAGGTTTTGGTATCATTCTAGTTGTTTACGGACATAATTTCCCTGTAATCGAAAATTATATTTATAGTTTTCACATGCCTTTATTTTTTTTAATTGCGGGCGTTTTTCATCCTAAGAAATCTAATTTCGAGATCGTTAAAAAAAGGGTTCAACAACTTTTAGTGCCATACTTTCTCTGGAGTTTTATACTTTTTTTCTTTTGGTTATTTTTAGGTAGAAAATATGGAGAATCAGCAGCTTTAGATCTATCCCCAATTAAAAATTTTATAGGTATTTTTTATGCTCAAGGAGACATCGACTATATGAATTGGGGAATTCCAATGTGGTTTTTACCATCCATTTTTTTAACTTTTCTTATTTTTTGGTTGATAAAAAAATTCATTCAAAACAAAAAAAAACAATTCCTAGTCATAATTATTAGTGTATTAATAGGTTTTTTAATTCCTAGATTCACAAACATAAACTTGTTCTGGAGCTTAGACGTTTCTTTAGTTTCTTTAATTTTTTACACCTTTGGCTATTACACTAAAAACTATTTATTTTTTAATAAATGGAAAGGAGAAAAAACCTCTTTTTTTATTTTGGGTATACTTCATTTAATTTTTTCTTTATTCCTTCTACAAGAAGTAGACATGTATAGATCTACATATGGCAATGAGTTTTTATTTATTATAAATGCACTTGTAGGAGTTCTCTTTTGGTGTAACCTTTTTAAAGTGTTACCTATTTTTAAATTCTTATCCTTTTTCGGAAAAAATACCATACCAATTTTAGCTATGCAAGTAAGATCTTTAACTTTTATAAAACTAGTGCTCGTTTTAACTATAGGATCTAGTGTTTTTAACTTTACCGAACTAGAAAAAATAGTCTTAGTCCTTTTTCAACTATTATTAATGTTTCCTATTTTATTATTAATCAACAAATATGTACCCTTTTTAAATGGAAAAAATAAAAGTATATAA
- a CDS encoding electron transfer flavoprotein subunit alpha/FixB family protein, producing MSVLVFADSSEGKFKKTALEVVSYGKKVAEQLGTNVVALTINASDSSELYTYGAEKVVSVSNDALQTFNAKQYAAVITEVAKAQNATVVVVDSSTDGLYLAPIIAVNLEAGCVSNVVDVPSSTSPFTVKRKTFSNKAFSNTVISTEHKVIVVAKNSYGVHENVVTGSTETFEATIVESGVKSEKIERVTGKVTIADAEIVVSAGRGLKGPENWGMVEELASVLGAATACSKPVSDLGWRPHAEHVGQTGKPVASNLYIAIGISGAIQHLAGINASKVKVVINTDPEAPFFKAADYGIVGDAFEVVPKLIEKLKAFKAS from the coding sequence ATGTCTGTTTTAGTTTTTGCCGATTCATCGGAAGGAAAATTTAAGAAAACTGCTTTAGAAGTAGTTTCATATGGAAAAAAGGTTGCAGAACAATTAGGTACTAATGTTGTTGCACTCACAATAAACGCAAGCGATTCATCAGAATTATATACATACGGAGCAGAGAAAGTAGTATCAGTTTCTAATGATGCTTTACAAACTTTTAATGCAAAACAATATGCAGCTGTAATTACAGAAGTTGCAAAAGCACAAAATGCCACTGTTGTAGTTGTAGATTCTAGTACAGATGGTTTGTATCTAGCTCCAATTATTGCAGTAAACTTAGAAGCAGGTTGCGTTTCTAACGTAGTAGATGTACCATCAAGTACGAGTCCGTTTACAGTAAAAAGAAAAACATTTTCTAACAAAGCATTTTCAAATACTGTAATTTCTACAGAACATAAAGTTATAGTAGTTGCAAAAAATTCTTATGGCGTTCATGAAAATGTAGTTACTGGAAGCACAGAAACTTTTGAAGCTACAATAGTAGAATCAGGAGTAAAATCGGAAAAAATAGAAAGAGTTACTGGTAAAGTAACTATTGCAGATGCAGAAATTGTTGTCTCTGCAGGTAGAGGTTTAAAAGGACCAGAAAATTGGGGTATGGTAGAAGAATTAGCAAGTGTTTTAGGCGCTGCAACAGCTTGTTCTAAACCAGTTTCAGATTTAGGATGGCGTCCACATGCAGAACATGTAGGGCAAACTGGTAAGCCAGTTGCATCTAATTTATATATTGCCATTGGTATTTCTGGAGCAATTCAGCATTTAGCTGGTATCAACGCATCAAAAGTAAAAGTAGTTATAAATACAGACCCAGAAGCACCGTTTTTTAAAGCAGCAGATTATGGGATTGTTGGTGATGCTTTTGAAGTAGTTCCAAAATTAATCGAAAAATTAAAAGCTTTTAAAGCGTCTTAA